Proteins from a genomic interval of Plasmodium reichenowi strain SY57 chromosome 13, whole genome shotgun sequence:
- a CDS encoding hypothetical protein (conserved Plasmodium protein, unknown function), producing the protein MDDFLIELKKISEQYNNLLLEKKKIEEKIKKMNENIKNYEHKKEEYLKQADKKKNEMLMNKNKHIIRCQKMEELNKKLNDIILRKQNIDDNEEKCMIERQMNIIKNTFILLKNIQKLNDIIGKKNNYYKLLNEKIHNNNFTNKKNLNILNAFLNKSTVNIHQMDKSFSNSINYFKIIETKDMMKKLNLLFSNTHTDLSLEKQQFLFVLLMNVLKKIIQSEESIIEDVKSCNECIHNFLYNNYILLQ; encoded by the coding sequence atgGATGATTTTTTAATTGAACTAAAGAAAATTTCTGAGCAATACAACAATTTGTTgttggaaaaaaaaaagatcgaagaaaaaattaaaaaaatgaatgaaaatataaaaaattatgaacatAAAAAAGAGGAGTATTTGAAACAAGctgataaaaaaaagaatgagatgttaatgaataaaaataagcACATTATACGATGTCAAAAAATGgaagaattaaataagaaacttaatgatataatattaagaaaacaaaatattgatgataatgaagaGAAATGTATGATAGAAAGACAAATGAACATTATAAAgaatacatttatattattgaagaatattcaaaagttgaatgatattataggaaaaaaaaataattattataaattattgaatgaaaaaatacataataataattttactaataaaaaaaatttgaatatattaaatgcTTTCTTAAATAAAAGTACTGTTAATATTCACCAAATGGATAAAAGCTTTTCAAACTctataaattattttaaaattattgaaACAAAAGATATGATGAAAAAGTTAAATCTACTCTTTTCAAATACACACACCGATTTATCTTTAGAAAAACAACAATTTCTGTTTGTCCTCTTAATGAATgtattgaaaaaaattatacaatCAGAAGAAAGTATTATAGAAGATGTTAAAAGTTGTAACGAATGTATTcacaattttttatacaacaattatatattactacaatga
- a CDS encoding transcription factor with AP2 domain(s): protein MFEEDEKEQLLYYERNKESEKCQKVWESIICKGLGYSKEEIRRDVERSRREKERLLSILYGSVFTGPKYLLYSKKWRGKTLNEIINEDREKNLNKNNFRNMDLDSTYFCELSFGYMDTAEENDDKNKKEITKQMEKKNNKVHNIRKGGNTNNSQNKRKTYHGEKNAHTTNKDLDEFYSKLNYLEKRSYKNRYRNDNNNNNNNKRKNNNNNNNNSNNNYYYYSNGRSSYTNELSNEKNKYNEENSDDGNVIKYKYLPTGVFYSRVSKSFIANWIDDKTKKQVKIPYKISEYGIEKCMILAILSRNLRLSNLLNVLKYYDQLTDSQKEQMLHAIRTTQKSEKLFEDIINRNGNKKNENNIINNDSNIHNDTSINNNNNIGNTTGTQQKNKNKQNTNDQKNIPLKKKLIEKKKVKQSYINEEKLPTGVYFYQGSYVANWWETNQKKQFKVPFKISEYGIARAKNLAIISRLIRSSSIPDINLILTQMENHHNLSDMDYTAISELAYKYIENMAKKE from the coding sequence ATGTTTGAGGAAGATGAGAAGGAACAATTATTGTACTATGAGAGGAATAAAGAAAGTGAAAAATGTCAGAAGGTTTGGGAAAGTATAATTTGTAAAGGCTTAGGTTATAGTAAAGAAGAAATACGAAGAGATGTGGAGAGATCAAGAAGAGAAAAGGAAAGACttttatcaatattatatggTAGCGTATTTACAGGTCCtaaatatttgttatattcCAAGAAATGGAGAGGTAAAACGTTGAACGAAATAATTAATGAAGATAGAGAAAAGAActtaaataaaaacaattttaGAAATATGGATCTTGATAGTACATATTTTTGTGAATTATCTTTTGGATACATGGACACAGCagaagaaaatgatgataaaaataagaaagaAATAACAAAGCAGAtggaaaagaaaaataataaagttcataatattagaaaaggaggaaatacaaataattcacaaaataaaagaaaaacatatCACGGAGAAAAAAATGCTCATACAACAAATAAAGATTTAGATGAATTTTATAgtaaattaaattatttagaAAAGAGAAGTTATAAGAATAGATATAGAaatgacaataataataataataataataagaggaagaataacaataacaataacaataatagtaataataattattattattattcgAATGGTCGTTCAAGTTATACAAATGAATTATcgaatgaaaaaaataaatataatgaagaaaattCAGATGATGGGaatgttataaaatataaatatctGCCAACAGGTGTATTTTATAGTAGGGTGTCAAAATCTTTTATAGCTAATTGGATTGAtgataaaacaaaaaaacaaGTAAAAATTCCATATAAAATATCAGAATATGGTATTGAGAAATGTATGATTTTAGCTATACTCTCAAGAAATCTAAGACTAagtaatttattaaatgtattgaaatattatgatCAATTAACAGATAGCCAAAAAGAACAAATGTTACATGCAATTAGAACAACACAGAAAAgtgaaaaattatttgaGGATATTATAAATAGGAATGgtaataagaaaaatgaaaataatataataaataatgatagtAATATTCATAATGACACttctataaataataataataatataggAAATACAACCGGAACACAAcagaaaaataaaaataaacaaaatacaaatgatcagaaaaatatacccttgaaaaaaaaacttattgagaaaaaaaaagttaaacaatcatatattaatgaagaaaaattaCCAACAggtgtatatttttatcaagGTTCTTATGTTGCTAATTGGTGGGAAacaaatcaaaaaaaacaatttaaAGTACCTTTCAAAATATCCGAATATGGAATAGCCAGGGCAAAAAATTTAGCCATAATTTCAAGATTAATTAGATCATCTTCTATTCCAGATATTAATCTAATTTTAACACAAATGGAGAATCATCATAATTTAAGCGACATGGATTATACTGCCATTTCCGAGTTGgcatataaatatatagaaaatatgGCAAAGAAGGAATAA
- a CDS encoding phosphatidylinositol transfer protein, putative has protein sequence MKIVEFRLAMPLTIEEYKVCQLYFVAKASLEDAENNINSSCEKGDENNDSKKGIVILKNESYINEDGTCGQYTYKRINLINKLPKWLLNFIDPKYCIIDEKSWNSYPYLKTVYESSGFPKAKIQVESAHFNGYDTEDNALNLSEEALSLRKVIYVDIVNDKISYKDYNENEDPSLFYSDKAKRGKLEKNWKENHSIIMTCYKVFTINIPYFGIFCSKLENWIISALRDNILKYHRKAFCWIDEWIDLSIEDIRNLERDVQKKLNKFWNDSQDENVAHDILDEENKNKNENVKDQYVIHHNNNEENNDKLSNDIIDSLTFKNNQKDDTQRNMSNGNNMINNDKICNNNNNNNNIYYNGNIHNNECTNKQNLSECNDQGKKEISKDLPNGTYITSSLNMDNDNLDFICTKYNEAYDDNDKENNKDMKKKNINININDVQREKQTTQNEDTLNNKMINVYGDNNIHNINNISRNKSVITKSTSLLFPNDLTIKNNLNENHNNVIDNIKKKKKKKKKKKKKKEKKIESENYFFFKKNEENKEFGEYLYRLNEGMFYSWKLRYFVIKNNKLCYYVNNSKNELKGEIDLLNAQIQWIGEYKGRNSVFVINSLSKNVNYLSSENEIQTKKCMIDIQMATLMNSESIKKREIKQENGKIVSKGVQNGDNKEDDDDYEDTEDDDNDDDNEDDNDDDNDDDNEDDNDDNDDNNDDNNDDNDDDNDDDNDDDNDDDNDDYNDDNNYDDNDDYNDDNNDDNNDDNNDDDYDVDNNHYNNNDDNHINYNNKDTPNYHTQKNKRIVDNKKLQDMSRNKNDRTINNYNLLYSKESNKEIHINNHNYNNYICINDKDEIVHSKLILSDNDLSQYHNEENKTISNNSHYISTLQNNTDPFNGIFVTNYDHIFNKKMEKETCSSNKKMNKLKKRKKKKGLKMKTQEDKNKFVESALNNYWDNKMDKNFNKKNYIKSENFNNKYEGYSVNNKKNYDMSYINDDDNKEKKKKKKKNKTACQKSEQINEKRNILNYFYKKDDLYFTYNNNYVDKLYMNIDPCGLYDIKNIITTLLNVETKNDHVDNSFKNIESHITKLPIFHNNKMNNKKKNKHIYLFYFIFNIISIMSCIYSFISLYLYFKIYFLSFFLLFFCICIIYIYISNHKPINHMYKCSLNIPYNINYVINFLTSHNKYHPNEINKKVFKTKNDNIQYVYSTFNIYCENIFFKIFPCHIFFKPRKILCTQFTQICNSDNNILKDKEGGLRKYIILQYTNKNTKAFLKSLEFNEDINKLHMDIYKNVIRLKRDDKEEEFFKHGQIKIEDVNNDNFNNEQMKNKYNDEEKMDISKSLKSDFIQKDQSDVITPEEDSEMKSSCREKNNNIKIMGIPQMKSKGNDNNNDDDENGDNNDDNNNNNKNNNKNNNKNNNKNNNKNNNKNNNNNNNNNSVDKCKGGNTNEACHYVDDTKKCSSDLNQNSAYHIYNNFNYISAYCYRHIKKLLDNVRRNIICSIFFFLKYKYVYKYFKNYYCNKYVNVDGCDIFLIQEKKDNTCELIFYTYYNYNSFFFNESINYTRCNNIREKLLTIDILKYFKDENIYCDKYYVEEKNETLLFLEKKKIEKQICKNIFFNINSNETYNKNILLYIYELTYKGYFNEKFLSSIDNIDDTFFIRNISKVFLYIIQNINLYDVKEFKYISEFIKNKKNKIDYTDEYFISNIIHIINTLPLLHYTFSTSLIFPKKNEKIECSYEHSNIDITLKNDNPITFFLIAENYKSKTKITSELILKTLCTFDQIIIYMQNQIQITNKSNYNITFNYPHIILRNLLHGHMSFSFADKMVIKDTLSNTAEIRFIDKYKSNGELFGVIKRNELITDFLSGNIFDKIILNNDKEYNIVKDIKINVIHKENTKNLIKSFFR, from the exons atgaaaattgTCGAATTTAGGCTTGCTATGCCTTTAACCATAGAAGAATATAAAGTATGtcaattatattttgtagCTAAAGCTTCATTAGAAGATGcagaaaataatataaatagtaGTTGTGAAAAAGGTGATGAGAATAATGATTCAAAAAAAGGAATAGTAATATTGAAAAATGAaagttatataaatgagGATGGTACATGTGGTCAGTATACATATAAGagaataaatttaataaataagtTACCAAAGTGGctattaaattttatagaTCCTAAATATTGTATTATAGATGAAAAGTCATGGAATTCATATCCATATTTAAAAACTGTATATGAGTCTAGTGGTTTTCCAAAAGCCAAGATTCAAGTTGAATCTGCACATTTTAATGGTTATGACACTGAAGACAATGCTTTGAATTTATCAGAAGAAGCTCTCTCTTTAAGAAAAGTAATATATGTAGATATAgtaaatgataaaatatcttataaagattataatgaaaatgaagatCCTTCGTTATTTTATAGTGATAAAGCTAAAAGAGGAAAACTTGAAAAAAACTGGAAAGAAAATCATTCTATTATTATGACATGTTATAAGGTATTTACTATTAATATACCTTATTTTGGTATATTCTGTTCAAAATTAGAAAACTGGATTATATCTGCGCTTAGAGATAATATCTTAAAATATCATAGGAAAGCATTCTGTTGGATTGATGAATGGATAGATTTGTCAATTGAAGATATAAGAAATTTAGAAAGAGATGTTCAAAAGAAGTTGAATAAATTTTGGAACGACTCACAAGACGAAAATGTTGCACATGATATTTTggatgaagaaaataagaataaaaacGAAAATGTAAAAGATCAATATGTTATACATCATAAcaataatgaagaaaataatgataaacTAAGTAATGATATAATAGATTCGTTaacttttaaaaataacCAAAAAGATGATACACAAAGAAATATGTCTAatggtaataatatgataaataatgataaaatatgtaataataataataataataataatatttattataatggAAACATTCATAATAACGAATGTACtaataaacaaaatttaTCTGAATGTAATGATCaaggaaaaaaagaaatatcAAAAGACCTGCCCAATGGAACCTATATTACATCATCACTAAATATggataatgataatttagattttatatgtaccaaatataatgaagcttatgatgataatgataaagaaaataataaagacatgaaaaaaaaaaatataaatataaatattaatgacGTACAAAGAGAAAAGCAAACCACTCAAAATGAAGATACactaaataataaaatgattaATGTATatggtgataataatatccataatattaataatatttctagAAATAAAAGTGTTATTACTAAAAGTACATCTCTATTATTCCCTAACGATTTAACCATAAAAAATAACCTCAATGaaaatcataataatgttatagataatataaaaaagaagaaaaaaaaaaaaaaaaaaaaaaaaaaaaaaaaagaaaagaaaatagAATCGGAAAATTACTTTTTCtttaagaaaaatgaagaaaacAAAGAATTTGGTGAATATTTATACAGACTAAATGAAGGGATGTTTTATTCATGGAAGCTTCgatattttgttataaaaaataacaaattGTGTTATTATGTTAATAATAGTAAAAATGAGCTAAAAGGAGAAATCGATCTCCTAAATGCGCAGATACAATGGATAGGTGAATATAAAGGAAGAAATAGTGTTTTTGTAATAAACTCCTTATCAAAGAATGTTAATTATTTAAGTTCAGAGAATGAAATACAAACAAAGAAATGTATGATAGATATACAAATGGCTACTTTAATGAATAGTGAAAGTATAAAAAAGAGAGAGATTAAACAGGAAAATGGGAAAATTGTGAGTAAGGGGGTACAAAATGGAGATAACAAAgaagatgatgatgattatGAAGATACTGAggatgatgataatgatgatgataatgaggatgataatgatgatgataatgatgatgataatgaggatgataatgatgataatgatgataataatgatgataataatgacgataatgatgatgataatgatgacgataatgatgatgataatgatgatgataatgatgactataatgatgataataattatgatgataatgatgactataatgatgataataatgatgataataatgatgataataatgatgatgacTATGATGTGGATAACAACCATTACAACAACAATGATGATAACcatattaattataataataaagacACACCGAATTATCATACACagaaaaacaaaagaatagttgataacaaaaaattacaaGATATGTcaagaaataaaaatgatagaactataaataattataactTACTATATTCAAAAGAATCAAATAAAGAGATccatataaataatcataattataataattatatatgtataaatgaTAAGGACGAAATTGTTCATAGTAAATTAATTCTTAGCGATAATGATTTATCACAATATCATAATGAAGAGAATAAAACAATTTCAAATAACTCACATTATATATCCAcattacaaaataatactGATCCATTTAATGGTATTTTCGTTACGAATTAtgatcatatatttaacaaGAAGATGGAAAAAGAAACTTGTTcttcaaataaaaaaatgaataaattaaaaaaaagaaaaaagaaaaaaggaCTAAAAATGAAAACACAAGAAGATAAGAACAAATTTGTTGAAAGCGCGTTGAATAATTATTGGGATAATAAAATGGacaaaaattttaataaaaaaaattacattaaatctgaaaattttaataacaaatatGAAGGTTATTCAgtgaataataaaaagaattatgATATGtcttatataaatgatgatgataataaagaaaaaaaaaaaaaaaaaaaaaaaaataaaacagCTTGTCAAAAATCTGAACAAATcaatgaaaaaagaaacatattaaattatttttataaaaaggatgatttatattttacatataataataattatgttgataaattatatatgaatatagATCCATGTGGActatatgatataaaaaatattattactaccTTATTAAATGTAGAAACCAAAAATGACCATGTTGATAATagttttaaaaatatagaatcacatattacaaaattacctatatttcataataataaaatgaataataaaaaaaagaataaacatatatatttattttattttatttttaatataatatcgATTATGTCATGTATctattcatttatatcattatatttatatttcaaaatatatttcctGTCGTTCTTCTTGTTATTCTTttgtatatgtattatatatatatacatatctAATCATAAACCAATTAATCATATGTATAAGTGTTCGTTAAATATACcctataatattaattatgtGATTAATTTCTTGACAAGCCATAATAAATATCACCCAAAcgaaataaataaaaaggtaTTTAAAACcaaaaatgataatatacaatatgtttatagtacatttaatatttattgtgaaaatattttctttaaaatattcccttgtcacatattttttaagcCAAGGAAAATTTTATGTACTCAATTTACACAGATATGTAATAGcgataataatatattaaaagataaagaaGGCGGATTGcgtaaatatataattctgCAATATACAAATAAGAATACAAAAGCATTTCTTAAATCTTTAGAATTTAATGAAGATATTAATAAGCTACatatggatatatataaaaacgTAATACGTTTAAAACGTGACGATAAGGAGGAGGAGTTTTTCAAGCATGGACAGATTAAAATTGAGGACGTAAATAATGACAACTTTAATAATGAACagatgaaaaataaatataatgatgaagaaaaaatggaTATATCAAAAAGTTTAAAAAGTGATTTTATACAAAAGGACCAATCAGACGTTATTACTCCAGAAGAGGATTCTGAGATGAAGTCTTCATGTAGggagaaaaataataatataaaaattatggGAATCCCCCAAATGAAAAGCAAAggtaatgataataataatgatgatgatgaaaatggtgacaataatgatgataataataataacaacaaaaacaacaacaaaaacaacaacaaaaacaacaataaaaacaacaataaaaacaacaataaaaacaacaacaacaataataataataatagtgtTGATAAGTGTAAGGGGGGAAATACAAATGAAGCATGCCATTATGTTGATGATACAAAAAAATGCTCCAGTGATTTAAATCAAAATAGTGcatatcatatttataataatttcaaTTATATATCGGCGTATTGTTATAgacatattaaaaaattattagaCAATGTAAGAaggaatataatatgttcaatttttttttttttgaaatataaatatgtgtataaatattttaaaaattattattgtaataaatatgtaaatgtTGATGGATgtgatatttttttaatacaagaaaaaaaggataataCATGTGaacttattttttatacttattataattataatagtttcttttttaatgaatcaataaattatactcgatgtaataatattcgtgaaaaattattaacCATTGATAttcttaaatattttaaagatgagaatatttattgtgacaaatattatgtagaagaaaagaatgagacattattatttcttgaaaagaaaaaaatcgaaaaacaaatatgtaaaaatatattttttaatattaatagtaatgaaacatataataaaaatatattattatatatatatgaattaacatataaaggatattttaatgaaaaatttttatcaaGTATTGACAATATAGATGATACATTCTTTATAAGAAACATATCTAAAgtctttttatatattatacaaaatataaatctaTATGATGTTAAAGagtttaaatatataagtgaatttataaaaaataaaaaaaataaaattgatTATACAgatgaatattttatatctaatattattcatataattaatacATTACCTTTATTACATTATACATTCTCTACTTCACTCATttttccaaaaaaaaatgaaaaaattgaaTGTTCCTATGAACATTCCAATATTGATATTACACTAAAAAACGATAATCCaataactttttttttaatagcagaaaattataaaagcAAGACAAAAATTACCTCAGAActtattttaaaaacacTATGTACATTTGATCAgataatcatatatatgcaaaatcaaatacaaataacaaataaaagtaattataatattaccTTTAATTATCCACACATTATATTAAGAAATCTATTACATGGACATATGAGCTTTTCTTTTGCTGATAAAATGGTTATCAAGGATACTCTGAGCAACACTGCAGAAATTAGG TTTATTGATAAGTATAAATCTAATGGAGAGTTGTTTGGGGTTATTAAAAGGAATGAACTAATTACCGATTTTTTGAGCggaaatatttttgataaaataattttaaataatgataaaga atataatattgtcaaggatattaaaataaatgtaatacACAAAGAAAATACCAAAAATTTGATAAa gTCCTTTTTTAGATAA
- a CDS encoding hypothetical protein (conserved Plasmodium protein, unknown function), translated as MKNTVVRIKAELENVKRLFCDDEYLWIFNIRDSTSSLTRDNIQFRKTDILEIPNSRGTANFMIKWTEYPKYSTINFVNTKNSCSYEEVNNNEWRDFASFECRGIELIDFIPSNNFIVEDTKGKLYYDVNLSDQNWCDYNEEHEMCVGIYNLEYEVN; from the exons ATGAAAAACACCGTAGTACGTATTAAGGCTGAATTAGAAAACGTTAAAAGGTTATTCTGTGATGATGAATATTTATGGATATTTAATA TTCGTGATAGTACTTCGTCTTTAACTAGGGATAATATCCAATTTCGAAAAACAGACATCTTAGAAATACCTAACAGTAGGGG TACGGCCAATTTTATGATTAAATGGACAGAATATCCTAAATATTCGACAATTAATTTTGTAAAT ACAAAAAATTCCTGTTCCTATGAAGAAGTAAATAATAACGAATGGCGAGATTTCGCTAGTTTTGAGTGTAGAgg AATAGAACTAATTGATTTCATTCCaagtaataattttattgttGAAGATACAAAAGGAAAACTTTATTATGATGTTAACTTATCTGATCAGAATTGGTGTGATTATAACGAG gAACATGAAATGTGCGTTGGTATTTATAATCTCGAGTATGAAGTAAATTAA